The segment GGACCTGCTGAACGACGGCGACGAGATCGTGCTCGAGGGCGCCGACGCGTTCTACAGCTACGAGGTCGTGGAGAGTCTGACCGTCACCCCCGACCAGGTCCAGGTGGTGGATCCCAACCCCTACGACCCCGGTGCCGAGCCCGACCGCGCGCTGCTCACCATCACGACGTGCGCGCCGAAGCTGAGTAACTCCCACCGGCTCGTCGTCCACGCGGAACTCGTCAGCGAACACGACAAGGAGGACGGCGTGCCCGCCTCCATCCAGGACATGGTCGGGGAGGCCTGATCGTATGTTCTCCCTTCTGTGGCGGATCCTTCCCGGACCCGCGTTCGTCAAGTTCGTCCTCATGCTGGGGATCATCGGTGCCGCCGGCTACGGCCTGTGGTTCCACGCCTTCCCCTGGGTCGACCCCTACCTCCCCTTCAACGACGTCACCGTCGAGGCCGAGGGCGGCGGCGTCCCCGACGAGACCGTCCCCGAGGGCGAGGACGCGCCGGTGATGGGCGAGGACGGTGAGGGCGGTGACGAGGAGGGCATCGTCGGCGTCGACATCCCCATCGGCGACGAGACACCCGAGGAGTGACCCGGCGGCGGGGTCCTGACGGCTCCGCCCTGGCGCCCCGCCGACACGCCCCTGACCACGGTGCTTGGGTGGGGTGGCGGCGCGCCGGCCCGCTTCCCAGTACCGTGTCACCCACCCCATGTCACCGATGACGTGACCTCGGCGTGCCCTGTGCCGATGTGGCACACCCGACGGGCCCGAACCGCGTCCAGCCCCGTCCCGACGCCGGTGGTCGGTTAATCTCGGTGTCGTGCGTATGTCAGGAGCCCCGCCACGATGACGATCACCGACCCCGCGACACGGGCGGACGTGAGCGGGCTGCGGGAATGGCAGCGCGAGGCCTTCACCTCCTACTTCGACCGCGAGCCCCGCGACTTCCTCGCCGTCGCCACTCCCGGAGCCGGAAAGACCACCTTCGCCCTCACCATCGCCGCCGAGCTGCTCGCGCGCCGCACGATCCGGTCCATCACCATCGTGTGCCCCACCGAGCACCTCAAGAAGCAGTGGGCGGACGCCGCCGCGCGCTTCCGACTCGCGATCGACCCGGAGTTCAAGAACGGTCAGGGGGCGTTGGGCAGCCACTTCATCGGCGCCGCCGTCACCTACGCCCAGGTCGCCGCGCAGCCGATGCTGCACCGCAACCGGACCGAGGCCCGCCGCACTCTGGTGATCTTCGACGAGGTGCACCACGCCGGCGACGCGCTGTCCTGGGGTGAGGCGGTGCGGGAGGCCTTCGACCCGGCCGCGCGCCGTCTGTCGCTCACCGGCACCCCCTTCCGTTCCGACGTGAACCCGATCCCGTTCGTCGACTACGTCGCCGACCGGAACGGGGTGCGTCGATGCGCCTGGGACTACAGCTACGGCTACTCCCCCGCGCTCGCCGACGGCGTGGTTCGGCCGGTCATCTTCCTCGCCTACTCAGGCGAGATGCGGTGGCGAACCCGGGCTGGTGACGAGCTCGCCGCCCGACTCGGTGAGCCGCTCACCCAGGACGCGCTCGCCCAGGCCTGGAAGGCGGCGCTCGACCCCAAGGGCGACTGGATCAAGCGGGTGCTCGCCGCCGCGGACCGCCGACTCAGCGAGGTCCGGGTCACGAGCCCCGACGCCGGGGGCCTCGTCATCGCCTCCGACCACGAGAACGCCCGCGCCTACGCGCGGATCCTGCGCCAGATCACGGGGCACGGCGCGACCGTCGTGCTGTCCGACGACCCGAGCGCGAGCAAGAAGATCAAGCGGTTCGCCGAGTCCGAGGAACGCTGGATGGTGGCGGTCCGGATGGTGTCGGAGGGTGTGGACGTGCCGCGCCTGATGGTGGGGGTCTACGCGACGTCCACCAGCACCGCGCTGTTCTTCGCCCAGGCGGTCGGCCGGTTCGTGCGGGTGCGGCGCCGTGGCGAGATGGCGTCGGTGTTCCTGCCGTCGGTGCCGACCCTGCTGGAGTACGCGGGCGAACTCGAACGGGAGCGGGACCACGTCCTGGACCGGTCCCCCGCCGAGGACGGCCTGGACGACGAGGCGTTGGACGAGGCGAAGAAGCGCCGCGACACCCCGGACGCGGGCGACGAGATCCCCTTCGAGACGATGGAGGCCTCCGCCGAGTTCGACCGGGTGCTCTACGACGGCGGCGAGTTCGGGGGCGGGGCACCGGGGTCGCCGGAGGAGGAGGACTTCCTCGGACTCCCAGGGCTGTTGGAGCCCGAACAGGTCTCCCAACTCCTGCGCAAACGTAAAGCCGAGGAGGCGGCGGAACGACGCCGTGGGGCGGCCGAGGAGTCAACCGCCGACCGCCGCGCCGAACACGAGATCGTCGCCGAGTTGCGCAAGGAGCTCAACGCGCTGGTGGGGGCGTGGCACCACCGCACCAACCAACCGCACGGGATGATCCACACCGAGCTGCGCCGTTCCTGCGGTGGCCCTCCGGTGGCCCAGGCCAGCGCCGACCAGTTGCGGGAACGGATCACGGCCCTGCGCCGCTGGGCGACCTCCCGCAGTAGCTGAGCACGCCGCGATACACGACGCCCGTGCGCCGGGTATCGCGCGGACCACGCCACGGCAAACACTTCGCCATGCCACGCGTGCCCGTGTCGTCCGTAGTGTCTGATATGCATACGGTCGCCCCATATGTGCATCGCGACGATCGGTCACGGCGGGCGCCTGACGTCCGCTCTGGCCGCCCTGGCGATCAGCACGGCGGGAACCCTCTTCCTGGCCGTGGCGGACAACGAACCGGCCGGAGGTGACCCGCCCGCGCGGGTGTGTGGCAGCGGCACGGTCGAGGACGGCCGGGGACAGATTCCCCGCGTCCCCGATCCACACGCGATCACCCCGGAGGAGGCCGCCGAGCTCGACGAACAGCTCCGGCGCGACGCCCCCGACCGGGTGGCCCAGGGGGCGCGCGAGGTGACCATCCCCGTCGTGTTCCACGTGATCTCCGGCTCCGACGGGACCGGTGCCCACTCCGACGCCTCCGTCGACGACCAGGTCGAGGTCCTGAATCAGGCCTTCGCGGGCGAACTCGGGGGACACGACACCGGTTTCCGCTTCACGCTCCGCGACACCACCCGCACCGCGGACGACGACGCCTTCCACGACTTCCCGACCCACGAGGAACGACTGAAGTCCGACCTCCGCCAGGGCGGGGCCGACGTCCTCAACATCTACAGCGTTGACCTCGGCGAGGGGATCCTGGGCCGGTCCACGTTCCCCCAGCGGGTTGGCGAGAACCTCGCCGACGACGGGCTGGTGGTGGACTACCGCACCCTCCCCGACGGGGGACGCACCGACTTCGACCTGGGCCACACCGTCGTCCACGAGACCGGCCACTGGCTCGCCCTGTTCCACACCTTCCAGAACGGCTGCTCCGCCCCGGGAGACTACGTGGACGACACCCCCTACGAACGCGAGGCCGCCAAGGGATGCCCCGTCGGCCGCGACACCTGCCCCCACCGGGCCGGCGAGGACCCGGTCACCAACTTCATGAACTACTCCGACGACGCCTGCATGCGCGAGTTCACCGCCGGCCAGTCCGACCGCATGTGGCGCGCCTGGCTCGCCTACCGCGCCCCATAGACGTGAGGTGTGGTGGTGTGTCCGTGGGGGTCGCGGGTGCGCGTCGACCCGGGCGGCGCGCGGTCCCGGCCGACGGCTGGAGTCCGTCAGATCACGCAGGGTCCGCCCCGACGCGCGGGGATGAGCGTGGATGCTCCCCGGTGCGTCGCCGCGTGAGGGGCGCGGTGTGTCCGCTCTGGGGGGGGCCGGCCGGGGTCGCACCGCGCACTCATCGTGACTCCGGTGAAGGGAAGACGGTCTCAGGCTCCCGCTCGCGGTCACCTGTCGCGGAGAGCGATCCGGGGCCACACCCCCGGGACCACACGGGTGAGCAAGGTTCCCGATGCCCCGCCCGCTGATGCGAGGCGGAAAGCGTGTCCCTTGGGGGGCCGGGGGAAGGGTGCGCGGGCACCCACCCAGGGAAAGGCGCGCCGTGCCCGCCAGGGCCCGTGGGCACGCGGAGACCGCCCTTCCGGAGGCGCGACGCCGTGCGGGAGATGGGACCTGTCAGACATGTTCGGACGGCGACGGATCAGGCCCAGCAGAACAGGGCCCCTCCGACCTCGACCATCAGCGATCCGCGTGGACGCTCCCCGCGAAGCTACGGGCCCACGTCCGAACGTGCGGGTCCCTATCGCCCAGGCGTCGCCGCGCGAACGGCCGAGGCCACCGCCCGAGCGGAACGCGCCAGCCAGAAGGCACAACACGCGAAGCGTGTCCGTTCGGGGGGCGGGGGACCCGGCTGGGGTGGTACCACACACCATCGTGCCGGCGGGAAAGGCGGTCTCGGGCTCCCGCTTACGGTCACCCGTCGTGGAGGGCGCCCCGGGCACGCCCCAGAGCCCCACGGGCGAGTGAAGATCCCGACGCCACGCCCGCTGGTACGAGGCGGAAGGCGTGTCCCTTGTGGGGAGTGGGGGCCGAGGGCGCGTGGGCACCCGAACCCGAGGACCCAGAGAAAGGCGCGCCATGCCCGCCAGGGCCCGTGGGCACGCGGAGACCGCCCTTCCGGAGGCGCGACGCCGTGCGGATGATGGGACCTATCAGACCTGTTGGGACGGCGACGGATCAGGCCCAGCAGAACAGGGCCCCTCCGACCTCGACCATCAGCGATCCGCGTGGACGCTCCCCCCGAAGCTACGGGCCCACGCCCAAACATGCGCGTCCCTGACGCCCAGGCGTCGCCGCGCGAACGGCCGAGGCCACCGCCCGAGCGGAACGCGCCAGCCAGAAGGCACAACACGCGAAGCGTGTCCGTTCGGGGGGCGGGGGACCCGGCTGGGGTGGTACCACACACCATCGTGCCGGCGGGAAAGGCGGTCTCGGGCTCCCGCTTACGGTCACCCGTCGTGGAGGGCGCCCCGGGCACGCCCCAGAGCCCCACGGGCGAATGAAGGTTTCCGGCGCCACGCCCGCTGGTGCGCGGCGCCCAGTGGGCACGCGGAGACCGCCTTCCGGAGGCGCGGCGCCGTGCGGGTGATGGGACCTGTCAGACCTGTTGGGACTGCGATGGACCCGGCCCAGTAGAACAGGGCCCCTCCACCCCCGACTACCAGCGATCCGCGTGGATGCTCCCCCCGAAGCTACGGGCCCGCGCCCAAACATGCGCGTCCCTGACGCCCAGGCGTCGCCGCGTGAGGGGCGCGGTGTGTCCGCTCGGGCGGAGGAACGGGGGCGTGCAGGCGCACGGAAGGGTGGGCGCGTGTCACCTCGGCGGGGCCGGGGTGACACGCGACGGTCGAGGCGACGTGGCCATGACCTCCGTTGGGTCGGTCAGCCCATCATCTCTTCGTAGATCTTCTTGCAGTCAGGACAGATCGGGAACTTCTTCGGGTCCCGGTTGGGGACCCATACCTTGCCGCACAACGCGATCACGGGGTTACCCGTCACCGCGCTCTCGGTGATCTTGTCCTTCTGCACGTAGTGCGCGAAGCGCTCGTTGTCGCCGTCGTCACCGTGTGATAGGTCGGGCCGAGTCTCACTCTCGGGGACGACCTTGTTCAGGATCTTCATTGCCACCGCGCTCACCTGCCCGTCGACTGCCTCAGCTACGCCCCCCGCGCAGCGCCGCGTCCCGAACGGCCGCGGCGACCGACTGGGCGACGTCGGCGTGGAACACGCTCGGCACAATATAGTGCGGGCCCAGCTCCTCGTCCGACACTGTACCCGCAAGAGCGTCGGCCGCGGCCGCCATCATGTCCGTCTCCACGGTACGACTCTGCGCGTCGAGCAGCCCGCGGAACATTCCCGGGAAGACCAACACGTTGTTGATCTGGTTAGGGTAGTCGCTGCGGCCCGTCGCGACGACCGCCGCGTGGAGCTGGGCGACGTCGGGGTCGATCTCGGGGACCGGGTTGGCCAGGGCGAAGATGATGGCGTCGTCGGCCATGCCCGCGATGTCGTCGCCGCCAAGGAGGTTGGGGGCCGAGACACCGACGAAGACGTCGGCGCCCTGGACGGCTCCGGCGAGGTCCCCGGAGTAGTTGTCCTTGTTGGTGTGTTCGGCGATCCAGGCAAGGTTGGGG is part of the Spiractinospora alimapuensis genome and harbors:
- a CDS encoding DEAD/DEAH box helicase; this translates as MTITDPATRADVSGLREWQREAFTSYFDREPRDFLAVATPGAGKTTFALTIAAELLARRTIRSITIVCPTEHLKKQWADAAARFRLAIDPEFKNGQGALGSHFIGAAVTYAQVAAQPMLHRNRTEARRTLVIFDEVHHAGDALSWGEAVREAFDPAARRLSLTGTPFRSDVNPIPFVDYVADRNGVRRCAWDYSYGYSPALADGVVRPVIFLAYSGEMRWRTRAGDELAARLGEPLTQDALAQAWKAALDPKGDWIKRVLAAADRRLSEVRVTSPDAGGLVIASDHENARAYARILRQITGHGATVVLSDDPSASKKIKRFAESEERWMVAVRMVSEGVDVPRLMVGVYATSTSTALFFAQAVGRFVRVRRRGEMASVFLPSVPTLLEYAGELERERDHVLDRSPAEDGLDDEALDEAKKRRDTPDAGDEIPFETMEASAEFDRVLYDGGEFGGGAPGSPEEEDFLGLPGLLEPEQVSQLLRKRKAEEAAERRRGAAEESTADRRAEHEIVAELRKELNALVGAWHHRTNQPHGMIHTELRRSCGGPPVAQASADQLRERITALRRWATSRSS
- a CDS encoding zinc metalloprotease, with product MCIATIGHGGRLTSALAALAISTAGTLFLAVADNEPAGGDPPARVCGSGTVEDGRGQIPRVPDPHAITPEEAAELDEQLRRDAPDRVAQGAREVTIPVVFHVISGSDGTGAHSDASVDDQVEVLNQAFAGELGGHDTGFRFTLRDTTRTADDDAFHDFPTHEERLKSDLRQGGADVLNIYSVDLGEGILGRSTFPQRVGENLADDGLVVDYRTLPDGGRTDFDLGHTVVHETGHWLALFHTFQNGCSAPGDYVDDTPYEREAAKGCPVGRDTCPHRAGEDPVTNFMNYSDDACMREFTAGQSDRMWRAWLAYRAP
- a CDS encoding DUF3039 domain-containing protein: MAMKILNKVVPESETRPDLSHGDDGDNERFAHYVQKDKITESAVTGNPVIALCGKVWVPNRDPKKFPICPDCKKIYEEMMG